In Bacteroidota bacterium, one DNA window encodes the following:
- a CDS encoding T9SS type A sorting domain-containing protein, with product MNYCHWCTHSGSCSFCKYEYYSLILDIQNYQKEQFSIFPNPANNEFVINLPEDLSENVRIVITDPQSKIVFQKTYPHKSNSISITDLDLRSGIYFITVAGNHFNRTQKLLVVK from the coding sequence GTGAATTATTGTCACTGGTGTACGCATTCAGGCAGTTGTTCTTTTTGTAAATATGAGTACTATTCTCTGATCCTTGACATACAGAATTATCAGAAAGAACAGTTCTCGATTTTTCCAAATCCTGCAAACAACGAGTTCGTAATAAATTTGCCGGAGGATTTGTCTGAAAATGTGAGGATAGTCATAACAGATCCTCAGTCAAAAATTGTTTTTCAGAAAACATATCCTCATAAAAGTAATTCTATTTCAATTACAGATTTGGATCTCAGAAGTGGAATTTACTTCATTACCGTTGCAGGGAATCATTTTAACCGGACTCAAAAATTATTGGTCGTTAAATAA
- a CDS encoding PAS domain S-box protein, with amino-acid sequence MDSAVVPFVDEFGKTYQYLTISIDVTERKLSDEALLANELKFRSLIENNVDMISMFDANGKFTYVSPAILKEFQFTYEECISVNVKEIIHQDDLPVVNEFLTKVMHSHSVPVKSPVFRIMKKGGAYVWVEGTLTNLLNKMGVNAIVANFKDITEGKKYEEKLKHRNSELMKSNMELDKFVYSVSHDLRAPLSSMLGVIGISEEETNEPSTKDHLHMLKASIKKLDLSIRDILDYSRNSRMEVNRESIDLKELLKDITENLKCQNNSRNKVKIDVEMDENHPLVSDKNRLNIILNNLISNAITYQDPLKNDPLVSIKVDTSDTETNIIVKDNGIGISKDLQEKIFDMFFRGSENSDGSGLGLYIVKESVEKLNGTINVNSVPGKGSEFRILIPNN; translated from the coding sequence GTGGATAGCGCTGTTGTTCCTTTTGTCGATGAGTTTGGTAAGACCTATCAATATCTGACCATCAGTATTGATGTTACTGAAAGAAAACTTTCCGATGAAGCACTACTTGCAAATGAGTTAAAGTTCCGTTCGCTTATTGAAAACAATGTTGACATGATAAGTATGTTCGATGCAAATGGAAAATTTACTTATGTGAGTCCGGCAATATTAAAAGAATTTCAATTCACGTATGAAGAATGCATTTCTGTAAATGTAAAAGAAATAATCCATCAGGACGACCTTCCTGTTGTAAATGAATTTCTCACAAAAGTAATGCACAGTCATTCTGTCCCTGTAAAATCTCCCGTGTTCAGAATTATGAAAAAGGGGGGTGCATATGTATGGGTAGAAGGAACTTTGACGAATCTTCTGAATAAAATGGGTGTCAATGCAATTGTAGCTAACTTTAAAGATATAACTGAAGGAAAAAAATACGAAGAAAAACTCAAGCACAGAAACTCTGAGTTGATGAAATCGAATATGGAGCTGGACAAATTCGTCTACAGTGTTTCACACGATCTTCGTGCGCCCTTATCTTCGATGCTTGGTGTCATTGGAATTTCCGAAGAGGAAACAAATGAGCCTTCAACAAAGGATCATCTTCATATGCTAAAAGCGAGTATTAAAAAACTGGATCTTTCTATCCGGGATATACTGGATTATTCAAGAAATTCAAGAATGGAAGTCAACAGAGAATCAATTGACCTGAAAGAGTTGTTGAAAGACATTACTGAAAATTTGAAATGTCAGAATAATAGCAGGAACAAAGTAAAGATCGATGTGGAAATGGACGAAAATCATCCATTAGTTTCAGATAAAAACAGATTGAATATTATATTGAACAATCTGATCTCAAATGCAATTACATATCAGGATCCATTAAAGAATGATCCGTTGGTAAGTATTAAAGTTGATACATCAGATACAGAAACGAATATTATCGTAAAGGATAATGGAATAGGAATCAGCAAAGACCTTCAGGAAAAAATTTTCGATATGTTTTTCCGCGGATCAGAGAATTCAGACGGTTCAGGATTGGGATTGTATATTGTTAAAGAATCGGTTGAAAAATTGAATGGAACCATAAATGTAAATTCTGTTCCGGGTAAAGGTTCGGAATTCCGCATTTTAATTCCGAATAATTAA
- a CDS encoding 4'-phosphopantetheinyl transferase superfamily protein: MPIVYKKEHLSSVIAVWESNEESDFLIQKAVLTADEMALLRNFKSDSRKREFLTVRALLQELFPAEKLLINYSKNGKPNLSGKKNISISHTKNYVAIMVGEFSHGGIDLETINERIFKLATKFLNESEIKFTGFNPSIEKLQIIWGAKEVLYKIHEIGDVDFKKHLNVEEFTEAHSGNLYASILKSGHEKRYHVHYETFAPMMITWASD, translated from the coding sequence ATGCCAATTGTTTATAAAAAAGAACACCTATCATCAGTTATTGCCGTTTGGGAAAGTAATGAAGAGTCCGATTTCCTGATTCAAAAGGCAGTCCTGACTGCCGATGAAATGGCTTTACTCCGGAATTTCAAAAGCGATAGCCGTAAAAGGGAGTTCTTAACAGTCAGAGCTCTGCTTCAGGAATTATTTCCTGCCGAAAAACTTCTGATCAATTATTCAAAGAACGGCAAACCCAATCTTTCAGGAAAAAAGAACATTTCCATTTCGCATACAAAAAACTATGTAGCCATTATGGTCGGCGAATTCAGCCATGGCGGAATCGATCTGGAAACGATAAATGAAAGGATCTTCAAGTTGGCAACTAAATTTCTTAATGAGTCTGAAATAAAGTTTACAGGATTTAATCCTTCAATTGAAAAACTTCAGATCATCTGGGGCGCGAAGGAAGTGCTTTACAAAATTCACGAAATCGGTGATGTTGATTTCAAAAAACATCTGAATGTTGAAGAATTTACTGAAGCTCATTCCGGGAATTTATATGCTTCTATACTAAAGTCAGGACATGAAAAAAGATATCACGTCCATTATGAAACTTTCGCACCTATGATGATAACGTGGGCAAGTGATTAA
- a CDS encoding PAS domain S-box protein → MNKFLQSHIEQVLGENADLPDNFKKLFRLISDSFDQIIESENKYRSLFDEMADGAYKSTPDGKFIDVNPAFVKMLGYESKEELMSIDIKSKLYFEASERDNAVLQDNTQGLAVFRLRKKDGSEIWVEDRGQYVTDEKGILLYHEGILRDVTKRIHTEFELMRSQKETADYKKALNQSLIVSITDKNGVFTFANSNFCKISKFEVDEITGKIKVSSIPIFIP, encoded by the coding sequence ATGAACAAATTTTTACAAAGCCATATTGAGCAAGTTTTGGGTGAGAATGCGGATTTACCTGATAATTTTAAGAAATTATTCAGATTGATCAGCGACTCATTCGATCAAATTATTGAAAGCGAAAATAAGTACAGAAGTCTTTTCGATGAAATGGCTGACGGTGCTTACAAAAGTACTCCGGATGGAAAATTCATTGATGTCAATCCTGCTTTTGTAAAAATGCTTGGTTATGAAAGCAAAGAAGAGTTGATGTCAATTGATATCAAGTCCAAATTATATTTCGAAGCTTCAGAACGTGACAATGCGGTTTTGCAGGATAATACCCAGGGCCTGGCAGTTTTTAGATTACGTAAAAAAGATGGTTCGGAAATCTGGGTAGAAGACAGAGGTCAGTATGTAACTGATGAAAAAGGTATTCTATTGTATCATGAAGGTATTTTGCGTGATGTTACTAAAAGGATCCATACTGAGTTTGAATTAATGCGAAGTCAGAAAGAAACTGCTGATTACAAAAAAGCATTGAATCAATCCCTTATCGTTTCTATAACAGATAAAAACGGAGTATTCACTTTTGCAAATAGTAATTTTTGCAAGATCTCAAAATTTGAAGTTGATGAGATTACAGGAAAAATCAAAGTATCATCAATTCCGATATTCATACCATAG
- a CDS encoding ATP-binding protein, whose product MKRIAFIGPESTAKSTLCAQLASHYNTLWVPEYAREYISNLLQPYTMDDVLHCIKMQIEENKLAESKSNKILFADNEAINGMVWLIHKYGSCPQWILDEIKNNPFDLYLLTYPDIEFVADNVRENGDRRIYFFEWYKKELDERNLNYAVITGKGEDRFENALNAVEEFLKK is encoded by the coding sequence ATGAAAAGAATCGCATTCATAGGTCCGGAATCAACTGCTAAGAGTACTCTGTGCGCGCAACTTGCTTCGCATTACAATACGCTTTGGGTTCCTGAATATGCACGGGAGTATATTTCAAATCTTCTTCAGCCCTATACCATGGATGATGTTTTACATTGTATAAAGATGCAGATTGAAGAAAATAAACTTGCAGAAAGCAAGAGCAACAAAATTCTTTTTGCAGACAATGAAGCGATCAATGGCATGGTCTGGCTGATTCATAAATATGGCTCTTGTCCGCAATGGATATTAGATGAAATAAAAAACAATCCATTTGACCTGTATTTGCTAACGTATCCCGACATTGAATTTGTTGCCGATAATGTAAGAGAAAATGGTGACCGGAGAATTTACTTTTTTGAATGGTATAAAAAAGAACTGGACGAGAGAAATTTGAATTATGCTGTCATTACAGGAAAAGGTGAAGATCGTTTTGAGAATGCATTAAATGCTGTAGAAGAATTTCTCAAAAAATAA
- a CDS encoding class I SAM-dependent methyltransferase, translated as MENIFKRINRRLKKEISLASNKIIYSILPAKVECNFCHYKTDKLQSDDWHLYSICPNCLSSVRHRLLFGSLFQLKNGKMEHTIKNKEVLHFAPEGFMQKLFVGTTSKYKTADFFAEGYDYSKIDFRLDISDMPDIKNESYDCIIACDVLEHVPNDTGAIKEAYRILRKGGYCIFTVPQKDNLKITFEDLSVVDPHERIIKFGQLDHLRIYGDDFVRKMEENGFAVTTVDASQFDKDVRERFVLAPPILSENPLATNYRKIFYGLKK; from the coding sequence ATGGAGAATATTTTTAAACGGATAAACCGAAGATTAAAAAAAGAAATTTCCCTTGCTTCGAATAAGATCATCTATTCAATTTTACCAGCGAAAGTAGAATGTAATTTCTGCCACTACAAAACAGACAAATTGCAGAGTGACGATTGGCATTTATATTCAATTTGTCCTAACTGCCTTTCAAGTGTCAGACATCGTTTACTCTTTGGATCTTTATTCCAACTGAAAAACGGAAAGATGGAGCATACAATAAAAAACAAAGAAGTGCTTCACTTTGCACCAGAAGGATTTATGCAAAAACTTTTTGTTGGGACAACATCAAAATACAAGACTGCAGATTTTTTTGCTGAAGGCTACGATTACTCTAAAATTGATTTCCGCCTGGATATTTCTGACATGCCCGATATCAAAAATGAATCGTATGATTGTATTATAGCATGTGATGTTCTCGAACATGTTCCAAATGATACCGGAGCGATTAAAGAAGCATATCGTATTCTCAGAAAAGGTGGCTACTGCATTTTTACAGTCCCGCAAAAAGATAATCTGAAGATCACTTTCGAAGATCTTTCAGTTGTTGATCCGCATGAACGAATTATAAAATTTGGACAGCTTGATCATTTGAGAATTTATGGTGACGACTTCGTTCGCAAAATGGAAGAAAATGGTTTTGCAGTTACTACAGTTGACGCATCACAATTTGACAAGGATGTCAGAGAGCGTTTTGTTCTTGCTCCCCCCATTTTATCCGAAAACCCACTTGCAACTAATTACCGCAAAATTTTTTACGGACTGAAAAAGTAA
- a CDS encoding HAMP domain-containing histidine kinase: MLNPLLQNQVRLHFGNSIEMPDKFMELLNSISDTYDQFETLAEENSELKKTNEQLDHFVYSVSHDLRAPLSSMKGLVEITEEETAEPVTLEHMKLLLGSIGKLDHFILDVLDYCRSKRLEIKPERIDFKELIENISDNLRHMNSGNRNVDIKISITQYKEFCSDKIGVGIVLNNLVSNAIRYQNPMSEQPFVDIEVEATDKTANIIVKDNGIGISKEGQTKIFDMFYRVSDETDGTGLGLFLVKETIEKLNGKINVESELGKGSVFQILIPNNVI, from the coding sequence ATGTTAAACCCACTATTACAAAATCAGGTTCGGTTGCACTTCGGTAATTCAATCGAAATGCCTGATAAATTTATGGAATTGCTGAATTCTATAAGTGATACGTATGATCAATTTGAAACATTAGCAGAAGAAAATTCCGAATTGAAGAAAACAAATGAACAACTTGATCACTTTGTATACAGCGTATCACATGACCTGAGAGCCCCGTTGAGTTCTATGAAAGGTCTTGTAGAGATCACAGAAGAAGAGACAGCTGAACCGGTAACTCTGGAGCATATGAAATTGCTCTTAGGAAGTATTGGGAAGCTGGACCATTTCATTCTGGATGTATTGGATTATTGCAGAAGCAAACGTCTTGAGATCAAGCCGGAACGAATAGACTTTAAGGAATTGATAGAAAATATTTCTGATAACCTCAGACATATGAATTCCGGTAACAGGAATGTGGATATTAAAATCAGCATCACGCAGTATAAAGAATTTTGTTCTGATAAAATTGGTGTTGGAATTGTTTTGAATAATCTGGTGTCGAATGCTATCAGATATCAAAATCCGATGTCAGAGCAGCCTTTTGTAGATATAGAAGTTGAAGCCACAGATAAAACTGCTAATATTATTGTTAAAGACAATGGAATTGGAATCAGTAAAGAAGGTCAGACAAAGATCTTTGATATGTTTTATCGGGTTTCTGATGAAACGGACGGAACAGGTTTAGGATTGTTTCTAGTTAAAGAAACCATTGAAAAACTTAATGGAAAAATAAATGTAGAGTCGGAATTGGGAAAAGGTTCGGTATTTCAGATACTGATTCCGAATAATGTGATTTAA
- a CDS encoding geranylgeranylglyceryl/heptaprenylglyceryl phosphate synthase, translated as MNIYNSILEKRKAGKKMLAVLVDPDKSSPADCIKIAGIATNAEVDFFFVGSSILLTESFESCIEVLKRSASIPVVLFPGNTMQISPAADAILFLSLISGRNPDLLIGKHVLSAPLIRQNNLEAISTGYMLIDSGSPTSVSYMSNTFPIPHDKNDIAACTAIAGEMLGMKLIYMDAGSGARFPVAPTMIKDVKKNIDIPLIAGGGIRTAEKAAELCNAGADIIVIGNAIEKDPMIISEIAVTIHALQDN; from the coding sequence ATGAACATTTATAATTCAATTCTTGAAAAAAGAAAAGCAGGAAAAAAAATGCTTGCAGTGCTCGTTGATCCTGATAAATCATCTCCTGCTGATTGTATTAAAATTGCCGGTATCGCTACTAATGCCGAAGTAGATTTTTTCTTTGTTGGCAGCAGCATTCTACTGACTGAATCTTTTGAATCGTGCATTGAAGTTTTAAAACGAAGTGCCTCAATTCCCGTTGTGCTATTTCCCGGAAACACAATGCAGATCTCACCTGCTGCTGACGCTATTCTCTTTCTTTCCCTTATCAGTGGCAGAAATCCCGACCTGCTAATCGGCAAACATGTTTTGTCTGCTCCGTTGATCCGTCAGAATAATCTGGAAGCCATCTCAACAGGATACATGCTGATCGATAGTGGCTCGCCTACTTCTGTTAGCTATATGAGCAATACATTTCCTATTCCGCACGACAAAAATGATATTGCTGCATGCACAGCAATTGCCGGTGAAATGCTTGGAATGAAATTGATCTATATGGATGCAGGGAGTGGGGCCCGATTCCCTGTAGCACCAACAATGATCAAGGATGTTAAAAAGAATATCGACATTCCTCTTATTGCCGGTGGCGGGATCCGTACAGCGGAAAAAGCTGCTGAATTATGTAATGCAGGAGCCGATATTATTGTGATTGGAAATGCAATTGAAAAAGATCCGATGATCATTTCAGAAATTGCAGTTACCATTCATGCTTTACAGGATAATTAA
- a CDS encoding adenosylhomocysteinase — MANQATTVEKFVKYKVKDISLAEWGRKEITLAEDEMPGLMSLRKEFGAKKPLKGARIAGCLHMTIQTAVLIETLVELGAEVTWSSCNIFSTQDHAAAAIAAAGISVYAWKGMNAEEFDWCIEQTLFFGEGRKPLNMILDDGGDLTNMVFDKYPELIKDIKGLSEETTTGVHRLYERMANGTLPIPAININDSVTKSKFDNKYGCRESLVDAIRRATDLMLAGKVAVVAGFGDVGKGSADSLRDAKVRVIVTEIDPICALQAAMEGYEVKKMATAVKEADIIVTATGNCNIITGEHFKAMKHNAIVCNIGHFDNEIDMAWLNKNHGSSKVEIKPQVDKYTVGNKDLIILAEGRLVNLGCAMGHPSFVMSNSFTNQTLAQLELWTNTAAYTNKVYTLPKHLDEKVARLHLAKVGVELEELTDEQANYIGVAKNGPYKNDMYRY, encoded by the coding sequence ATGGCTAATCAAGCAACAACAGTAGAAAAATTCGTGAAATACAAGGTAAAAGACATCTCATTGGCCGAATGGGGCCGTAAAGAAATCACTCTGGCTGAAGATGAAATGCCGGGTTTAATGTCGCTTCGTAAAGAATTCGGAGCAAAAAAGCCGTTAAAAGGCGCTAGAATTGCAGGTTGTCTTCACATGACTATTCAAACTGCCGTTTTAATTGAAACGTTGGTTGAATTAGGAGCTGAAGTTACATGGTCTTCTTGTAATATCTTTTCGACTCAGGATCATGCTGCCGCAGCAATTGCAGCCGCAGGAATTTCTGTGTATGCATGGAAAGGTATGAATGCTGAAGAATTCGACTGGTGTATTGAGCAAACGTTATTCTTTGGTGAAGGACGTAAGCCACTTAATATGATCCTTGATGATGGTGGTGATTTGACAAACATGGTGTTTGACAAATATCCTGAACTTATCAAAGACATTAAAGGTCTTTCTGAAGAAACAACAACAGGTGTTCACCGTCTGTATGAGCGTATGGCAAATGGTACATTACCAATTCCGGCGATCAACATTAATGACTCAGTTACTAAATCAAAATTCGACAACAAATATGGTTGCCGTGAATCTCTTGTAGATGCTATCCGTCGTGCGACTGATCTAATGCTTGCAGGAAAAGTTGCAGTTGTGGCAGGTTTCGGTGATGTAGGAAAAGGCTCTGCTGATTCTTTACGTGATGCTAAAGTTCGTGTGATCGTTACAGAGATCGATCCGATCTGTGCACTTCAGGCTGCAATGGAAGGTTATGAAGTTAAAAAGATGGCGACTGCTGTGAAAGAAGCTGACATCATTGTGACTGCAACAGGAAACTGTAACATCATTACCGGCGAACATTTCAAGGCAATGAAGCACAATGCTATCGTTTGTAACATTGGTCACTTCGATAATGAGATTGACATGGCCTGGTTGAACAAAAATCATGGCTCTTCAAAAGTGGAGATCAAACCTCAGGTTGATAAATACACAGTAGGTAACAAAGATCTGATCATCCTTGCTGAAGGTCGTCTTGTAAATCTTGGTTGTGCAATGGGGCATCCATCATTTGTAATGTCAAATTCATTCACGAACCAGACATTAGCACAATTAGAATTGTGGACAAACACAGCTGCTTATACAAACAAAGTTTATACACTACCGAAACACCTTGATGAAAAAGTTGCACGTTTGCACCTTGCCAAAGTTGGTGTTGAACTGGAAGAGTTGACTGATGAGCAAGCTAATTATATAGGCGTTGCTAAGAATGGTCCGTATAAAAATGATATGTACCGTTATTAA
- a CDS encoding helix-turn-helix transcriptional regulator, producing MLSKFIESLHVRFSTANFREIVKPFIVKSKVDKSNTIVMVNRGHLRMNDESEFAPEGSFYFIPAGRKMSVSHGLNPEVEFNSYTQILEIEGQEYLKAVTSKDQLENVKELLTFVRFDVELFDIIPFFRSLDLPIFHIEPNEELSFLLKRIAIEQESKRLGYNNIITNYMGELLIYICRYIEAQPDLQQYLTKLEFLADKRLVDIVKYVGENLDKDLSNKTIASIAFISEDYVGQFFKSLTKKNLQDYIENQRLEMAMRLLKTIPDNIQEIAHKVGFKDPAYFSRRFKLRYGINANSVRR from the coding sequence ATGCTTTCAAAATTTATTGAATCATTGCATGTCAGATTTTCGACGGCAAATTTCCGTGAGATAGTTAAACCATTTATTGTAAAATCGAAAGTCGACAAAAGTAATACGATTGTTATGGTCAATCGTGGTCACTTACGAATGAATGATGAATCAGAATTTGCACCGGAAGGTTCGTTCTATTTTATTCCTGCCGGAAGAAAAATGTCGGTCAGTCACGGATTAAATCCTGAAGTTGAATTCAATAGTTATACTCAGATCCTTGAAATCGAAGGTCAGGAATACCTGAAAGCGGTTACTTCCAAAGATCAGCTGGAAAATGTGAAGGAATTACTCACATTTGTGAGATTCGATGTTGAACTATTCGACATCATTCCGTTTTTCAGATCACTTGATCTTCCCATATTTCATATTGAGCCGAATGAAGAGTTGAGTTTTTTGCTTAAGCGAATCGCAATTGAACAAGAATCGAAACGCCTTGGTTATAATAATATCATCACAAATTATATGGGTGAATTGCTCATTTATATTTGCAGGTATATAGAAGCTCAACCTGATCTTCAGCAATATTTAACTAAGCTGGAATTTCTTGCCGATAAGAGACTTGTTGATATCGTAAAGTATGTCGGTGAGAATCTTGACAAAGACCTTTCAAACAAAACCATTGCAAGCATTGCATTCATTTCAGAAGATTATGTTGGCCAGTTTTTCAAATCACTGACAAAAAAGAATCTCCAGGATTATATTGAAAATCAAAGATTGGAAATGGCTATGCGTTTATTGAAAACAATTCCTGACAATATTCAGGAGATAGCACACAAGGTAGGATTTAAAGATCCGGCTTATTTCTCGCGGAGGTTTAAATTGAGATATGGTATAAATGCAAACTCCGTCCGCAGGTAG
- a CDS encoding TonB-dependent receptor produces MSGTIVDSKDQSPVSGAVVRLTNSFVGTTSDAQGKFSFSKMPEGTYEVIITHIAYDQQTVSISTSATNKVLLELKVYLADEITINATRVDHRTGAAFNNISKEELEQKNLGQDLPVLLSNLPSVVVTSDAGNGVGYTGIRVRGNDPTRVNVTINGIPVNEAESHQVYWVDLPDIASSTDNIQFQRGLGSSTNGAGAFGASINLQTTKISQNPYGAISSSYGSFNTNKNTISFGTGVLNKHFTIDGRMSMINSDGYIDRATSDLRSLSLSGGYYNEKEFIRAVIISGKEKTYQAWYGISEEQVAKDRTYNPAGEYTDAFGNLRYYENQTDNYQQDYYQLFYSRTLSKKLTANLGLHYTKGDGYYEEFKPGADFSSYGLGSILIGDSTIDQTDIVRRKWLSTDYYGATWSFDYEQKALELKLGGGIYNYEGRHFNEIISAGIFPASTFPFTYYEDNTTKNDVNIFLKATYTLNDKITFTGDLQERIVNYNFSKLVPDASNNTDLNFFNPKAGISYKLNSKNQIYLFAGIGNKEPVRDDYLNSTPSTRPDAESMIDYEAGYKFTGTKLTATVNGYYMDYQNQLILTGNINDVGEYIRENVKDSYRAGVEIELGYSISKKLVLDSNLTLSENKIKVYNEFTYDYHIYGLRMNSYNNSTISFSPSVISSC; encoded by the coding sequence TTGAGCGGTACAATCGTAGATTCAAAAGACCAGTCACCTGTTTCAGGAGCGGTGGTACGATTGACAAATTCTTTTGTTGGAACAACATCTGACGCACAGGGAAAATTTTCATTCAGCAAAATGCCGGAAGGCACTTATGAAGTTATAATTACTCATATTGCCTATGATCAACAGACTGTCTCAATTTCCACTTCTGCTACGAACAAAGTTTTACTTGAACTGAAAGTGTATTTAGCCGACGAAATAACAATTAATGCAACACGTGTAGATCATAGAACCGGTGCTGCATTTAATAATATAAGTAAAGAAGAACTGGAACAAAAAAATCTGGGTCAGGATCTTCCTGTTCTTCTCAGTAATCTGCCTTCTGTAGTGGTTACTTCTGATGCAGGAAACGGAGTTGGATATACAGGAATTCGTGTACGCGGTAATGATCCGACGAGAGTGAATGTTACAATCAATGGCATTCCTGTTAATGAAGCAGAATCACATCAGGTTTATTGGGTCGATTTGCCTGATATCGCTTCGTCAACTGACAATATTCAGTTTCAACGTGGACTAGGAAGTTCTACTAATGGAGCAGGAGCTTTTGGAGCAAGTATTAATTTACAGACAACGAAAATTTCCCAGAATCCATATGGAGCAATTAGTTCGTCATATGGTTCTTTTAATACAAATAAAAATACAATCTCATTCGGGACAGGTGTACTGAACAAACATTTTACAATTGACGGAAGAATGTCGATGATAAATTCAGACGGATATATCGACAGAGCAACATCTGATTTAAGATCTCTCAGTCTAAGTGGCGGTTACTATAATGAAAAAGAATTTATCCGGGCAGTGATCATTTCAGGAAAAGAAAAAACATATCAGGCGTGGTATGGAATATCAGAAGAACAAGTAGCTAAAGACCGCACTTATAATCCTGCAGGAGAATATACAGATGCCTTTGGAAATCTTCGCTATTATGAAAATCAAACCGACAATTATCAGCAGGATTACTATCAGCTTTTCTATTCACGGACTCTTAGTAAAAAACTCACAGCGAATCTGGGGTTACATTATACTAAAGGGGACGGCTATTATGAAGAGTTCAAACCAGGTGCCGATTTCAGTAGTTATGGACTTGGCAGTATATTGATCGGGGACTCAACGATCGATCAGACAGACATTGTACGAAGGAAATGGCTGTCTACTGATTATTATGGTGCAACATGGTCATTTGACTACGAACAGAAAGCACTTGAGTTGAAACTTGGTGGCGGAATTTACAATTACGAAGGCAGGCATTTCAACGAAATAATTTCAGCAGGTATATTTCCTGCATCAACATTTCCGTTTACTTACTATGAAGATAACACTACTAAAAACGATGTGAATATTTTTCTCAAGGCAACTTATACTTTAAATGATAAAATAACTTTTACCGGAGATCTGCAGGAACGAATTGTAAATTACAATTTCAGCAAATTAGTACCTGACGCTTCGAATAATACTGATCTCAATTTCTTTAATCCGAAAGCCGGAATATCATACAAGCTTAATTCTAAAAATCAAATTTATTTATTTGCCGGAATAGGAAATAAAGAACCGGTACGCGACGACTATCTTAACTCTACTCCATCCACAAGGCCTGATGCAGAAAGTATGATCGACTATGAAGCAGGTTACAAATTTACGGGCACAAAATTAACTGCAACTGTTAACGGGTATTATATGGACTATCAGAATCAACTCATTCTAACCGGCAATATAAATGATGTGGGCGAATACATCCGTGAAAATGTGAAAGACAGCTATCGCGCAGGAGTTGAAATTGAACTCGGCTATTCAATTTCAAAAAAACTGGTGTTGGATTCAAACCTTACTTTAAGTGAAAATAAAATCAAAGTCTATAATGAATTCACTTATGATTACCACATCTATGGACTAAGGATGAATTCATATAACAATTCAACAATCAGTTTTTCACCATCAGTAA
- a CDS encoding nicotinamide mononucleotide transporter: MFEFTILGQQSSLIEVLGFITGVTGVWLTVRQNILCFPVGIINVALYAIMFSSEGIRLYADSLLQCIYLFLLIYGWIHWKKSRKSFTIPAMTFVSFSTNMILISFLAFISLSFFLQKFTDASLPWLDSALTILSLVAQWMVAKKIITNWVIWIIVNSVYIPLYYYKGLPLTSILYFIFLILAIKGYYEWKKDLGKTNSVA, from the coding sequence ATGTTTGAATTCACAATTCTTGGTCAACAATCATCATTAATTGAAGTACTGGGATTCATCACCGGCGTGACAGGTGTATGGTTAACAGTACGACAAAACATACTTTGCTTTCCGGTCGGCATTATTAATGTCGCTCTTTATGCAATAATGTTCTCTTCAGAAGGGATAAGATTATACGCAGATTCTCTTTTACAATGTATCTACCTCTTCCTTTTAATATATGGCTGGATACATTGGAAGAAAAGTAGAAAAAGTTTCACTATACCTGCAATGACTTTTGTTTCTTTTTCAACAAACATGATATTAATCAGTTTTCTTGCATTTATTTCCCTGTCATTCTTCCTTCAGAAGTTTACAGATGCTTCCCTGCCTTGGCTCGATTCCGCCTTGACAATTCTTAGTTTGGTCGCACAATGGATGGTTGCAAAAAAAATTATTACTAACTGGGTGATCTGGATAATTGTCAATTCAGTTTATATTCCATTGTACTATTATAAGGGACTCCCTTTGACTTCTATTTTATATTTTATTTTTCTGATCCTTGCCATTAAAGGTTATTATGAATGGAAAAAAGATCTCGGCAAAACAAATTCCGTGGCATGA